From a single Miscanthus floridulus cultivar M001 chromosome 8, ASM1932011v1, whole genome shotgun sequence genomic region:
- the LOC136475211 gene encoding LOB domain-containing protein 16-like, translated as MAGAASAAANGGAAAAAAAAGATGAGSPCGACKFLRRRCVPECVFAPYFSSDQGAARFAAIHKVFGASNASKLLSHLPVADRCEAVVTITYEAQARLRDPVYGCVAQIFALQQQVAILQAQLMQAKAQLACGVQGAAHSLASHHHQWPDSASISALLRQDTACSARRPGAGPLDDCFMPELMAGFRDDVAAAAQHCAGKVDAGELQYLAQAMMRSPNYSL; from the exons ATGGCCGGAGCTGCTTCTGCTGCTGCCAACGgaggggccgccgccgccgcggctgctGCCGGCGCGACGGGTGCGGGGTCTCCGTGCGGCGCGTGCAAGTTCCTGCGCCGGCGGTGCGTGCCGGAGTGCGTGTTCGCGCCCTACTTCAGCAGCGATCAGGGCGCCGCGCGCTTCGCCGCCATCCACAAGGTGTTCGGCGCCAGCAACGCCTCCAAGTTGCTGTCCCACCTCCCCGTCGCCGACCGCTGCGAGGCCGTCGTCACCATCACCTACGAGGCGCAGGCCAGGCTCCGCGACCCCGTCTACGGCTGCGTCGCGCAGATCTTCGCCCTCCAGCAGCAG GTCGCCATCCttcaagcgcagctgatgcaggCCAAGGCGCAGCTCGCGTGCGGCGTCCAGGGCGCCGCGCACTCGCTGGCGAGCCACCACCACCAGTGGCCGGACAGCGCCAGCATCAGCGCCCTGCTCCGCCAGGACACGGCGTGCAGCGCCAGGAGACCCGGCGCCGGGCCCCTCGACGACTGCTTCATGCCGGAGCTCATGGCCGGGTTCAGGGACGACGTCGCCGCGGCCGCGCAGCATTGCGCCGGCAAGGTGGATGCCGGCGAGCTCCAGTACCTGGCCCAGGCCATGATGAGGAGCCCCAACTACTCCCTGTAG